Within the Mucilaginibacter sp. CSA2-8R genome, the region ATATTTTGTGGCGCTAAAGTAATTTAAACGTTTGTTAAAATTTGTTAAAAGAAAATTTAGTTACACCTGTTCGCTGGTTTTACCAAAGCGGCGCTCGCGCTTTTGGTAGTCTAAAACGGCCTCAAACAGGTCCTCGCGTCTGAAATCGGGCCAAAGCTTTGGCGTAAAGTAAAGCTCTGCATAGGCTATCTGCCATAAAAGGTAATTGCTAACCCGGTACTCTCCGCTGGTTCTGATCAGCAACTCCGGATCGGGCAAATCGTGAGTATATAAATTTTGTGCAAATACTTCTTCGGTAATATCTTCAGGGTTTAGTTTTCCGTCTTTTACCTGCTGCGCAATGTTTTTTGCTGCCACCGTCATTTCGCGCCTAGAGCCATAGCTGATGGCAAGCGTCATGGTGATGCCGGTGTTATCTTTGGTTTTCTCTTTGGCGTTATCCAGCTCTTTTAAACACCTTGGCGGGAGCTGATCCAGGTCGCCGATAGCACTTAGCTTAACGTTATTTTTCATCATCTGCGCAACCTCCCTGCTTAGAGCGGTTACCAGCAATTCCATGATAGCGCTTACCTCGAACTTCGGGCGGTTCCAGTTTTCGGCCGAAAATGTATATAGCGTAATGTACTTTACACCGATATCATCAGCGGCCTCAACCGCTTCCCTAACCGACTTTACGCCATTATGGTGACCAAATATCCGGAGTTTACCAAAGCCTTTGGCCCAGCGGCCATTGCCATCCATGATAACGGCTATATGTTTTGGAACCCTCGATAGGTCTATTTGATCCTGATAACCCATAATTTTAATAATTGCGGCCGTTTAGCTTCCCGGTGCGTTAGCTGGCTCACTATAATATATGAGCACGGCAACCGGCGCCAGTGTGTTTTTTAATTAATTTCCTTGCTTAATAATGAGTTATGTGCACAGGACATACCTCGCCAAATCTCAATTTTTCAGGGTACAAAGGTAAAACTATACTTTGATTTTTTTATTATGCTTAAACAAAAAGAATGTAGCATTGTAACAGGCAAACCGGCAGCGCGCCTGTCATAAAAAAAGGCAGCCCCTCTTTAGAAAGGCTGCCTTGCAATAGAACTACTATATTACTAATAAATCGCTTTTTCTTTAAGCAGGTTTACATCCTCGCCGCTGATGTTCACAATAGCATAACGGTCACTGTTGGTAATGTTCAGTTCATCAATAGCATCTACCAGGTTGGCATAGATAGAGTGGTCGCTCGGTTTTATAAGTACCATCATGTCTTTACCTGTATTTGCTAATATTTAATCACGGTTTTCAATCAGCACCTTGCGTAAGCCTGCTTTGGTAAAATCTACCACTGCGGGTGATGCCTTTTCGGCAAGCCCCTGGTACCACATTACTTTATTATTACTGCCTAAACATAAAGTTACGGTACGCTTATCGCTTACCTGCCCCCTATCCGGTCCGTCGTCGGGCATGGCTAACGGCATTGCCTTAGATTTAGACAAGGTAGTGGTCAGCATAAAAAAGGTGACCAGCAAAAACGCTAGGTCAACCATGGCGGCAAGGTCAACCCGGATGTTTTTAGGTTGACGCACATTTTTACCATCATTTTTTCCGGGGGAAGAATTTAGCTCAGCTATAATGTTATTGGTTATTGGTTATTGGTTATTGGTTATTGGTTATTGGTTATTGGTTATTGGTTTAAGCCAATTTAAAGAATATAGTTTTAATTAATTGTCTTTTACAGAATTTTATTCTGATAATAAATTTATCTTAGGATAAAATTTTATTTTGAGATAAATTATCACGTCATGTAAGAAAACATGGCTTTGCCGGCCCGCTTGGACTTGGAACTCTAATACATCAAACAGGAAATCAGTAAATATCCCGGTTAAGTTACCGGTAAAAGCATTTGGAGTTGAGGATGGTATAAGTGATACCGATAGAATAGAC harbors:
- a CDS encoding isoprenyl transferase, whose amino-acid sequence is MGYQDQIDLSRVPKHIAVIMDGNGRWAKGFGKLRIFGHHNGVKSVREAVEAADDIGVKYITLYTFSAENWNRPKFEVSAIMELLVTALSREVAQMMKNNVKLSAIGDLDQLPPRCLKELDNAKEKTKDNTGITMTLAISYGSRREMTVAAKNIAQQVKDGKLNPEDITEEVFAQNLYTHDLPDPELLIRTSGEYRVSNYLLWQIAYAELYFTPKLWPDFRREDLFEAVLDYQKRERRFGKTSEQV
- a CDS encoding biopolymer transporter ExbD yields the protein MRQPKNIRVDLAAMVDLAFLLVTFFMLTTTLSKSKAMPLAMPDDGPDRGQVSDKRTVTLCLGSNNKVMWYQGLAEKASPAVVDFTKAGLRKVLIENRD